A region of Curvibacter sp. AEP1-3 DNA encodes the following proteins:
- a CDS encoding DNA internalization-related competence protein ComEC/Rec2, whose amino-acid sequence MYAAAPRLAGGSRTGLALGAGLLAGIALQLQQAALAAWWVYAAFVLLAPVLYARVATKKIANIRVQCLVLIAGLAFAWGLTGVRAVVFVSQALNPALEGRDVWVTGVVADMPQTTEAGVRFRFAPEEATLDGQIVRLPALLDLGWYTSAYNAQAQLPELQRPPVDVRAGQRWRMQLRLKAPHGSANPHGFDYELYLWEQGVQATGYVRATASAPVPQLLGQTWQAPVALARQWTRERILTHVADARSAGLLAALVVGDQRAIDRNDWDVFRATGVSHLVSISGMHITMFAWAATLLAGRWWRRSTWLCNRLPAAHAGWLLGVALASAYALISGWGVPAQRTCLMLAMVVFLRVLGVRWPWPWVALWTAVVVLMWDPWAMLQAGFWLSFVAVGILFVSSVATNSGAARADSTGARGQNGHESGIAAPQRAWAQFLHSVCGMWREQWVITLALAPLVLLWFGQVSLVGLVANAFAIPWVTLVITPLSLAGVLWSEVWTAATGAVALLYAALDGLAALPWATLNLPLPPLALGIWAVAGGVLLVLPLPWAVRAMGVMPVLACLLWRPPLPAEGEFSLLAADIGQGNAVLVQTARHALLFDAGPRYSLESDAGNRVLLPLLKALDVQLDTVVLSHRDTDHVGGAAAVLMMQPQAALLSSIDPQHALQQLRQSSRCEAGQRWVWDGVDFEVLQPPAGAYEQQPPPKSNALSCVLRISNGRQTALLTGDIEAPQELQMLGDPHTASKLRADVLLVPHHGSKTSSTPEFLQAVQPRHALVQAGYRNRYGHPAAPVLERYAALSTHLVLSPRCGAARWRSAEPQNVACMREDERHYWAHDVP is encoded by the coding sequence ATGTATGCAGCGGCACCCCGACTGGCTGGAGGGTCCCGCACCGGCCTCGCGCTTGGTGCGGGCCTGTTGGCCGGCATCGCTTTGCAGCTGCAGCAGGCCGCATTGGCAGCATGGTGGGTTTATGCCGCATTTGTACTGCTAGCGCCCGTACTCTATGCGCGGGTAGCTACCAAAAAAATAGCAAACATAAGGGTGCAATGCCTAGTGCTGATCGCTGGGCTTGCGTTTGCCTGGGGCCTCACCGGTGTGCGGGCGGTGGTGTTTGTGAGCCAAGCCCTGAATCCGGCGCTCGAAGGGCGCGATGTGTGGGTGACCGGGGTGGTGGCTGACATGCCGCAGACCACCGAGGCGGGGGTGCGCTTCCGCTTCGCGCCTGAGGAGGCGACATTGGACGGGCAGATCGTGCGCCTTCCGGCTTTGTTGGATCTGGGCTGGTACACCAGTGCCTACAACGCGCAAGCCCAGCTTCCGGAGCTGCAGCGCCCGCCGGTGGACGTGCGGGCCGGCCAGCGCTGGCGCATGCAACTTCGCTTGAAAGCGCCGCATGGTAGCGCCAACCCCCATGGGTTTGACTACGAGCTTTATTTGTGGGAGCAGGGCGTGCAGGCTACAGGTTATGTGCGCGCCACTGCCAGCGCGCCGGTGCCGCAGTTGCTGGGGCAGACTTGGCAGGCGCCGGTCGCACTGGCCCGCCAATGGACGCGGGAGCGCATCCTCACCCATGTGGCCGATGCCCGCTCTGCCGGATTGCTGGCAGCGCTGGTGGTGGGCGACCAGCGGGCCATAGATCGCAATGACTGGGATGTGTTCCGGGCGACCGGGGTGTCGCACTTGGTCAGCATTTCGGGCATGCACATCACCATGTTTGCGTGGGCGGCTACCCTGCTGGCAGGCCGTTGGTGGCGGCGCTCGACTTGGCTGTGTAACCGCTTGCCTGCAGCCCATGCCGGTTGGCTGCTGGGCGTGGCCCTCGCAAGTGCCTACGCGCTGATTTCGGGCTGGGGTGTGCCGGCGCAGCGCACGTGTCTGATGCTGGCCATGGTGGTTTTCCTGCGTGTATTGGGCGTGCGCTGGCCGTGGCCGTGGGTTGCGCTGTGGACGGCGGTGGTGGTGCTGATGTGGGACCCTTGGGCTATGTTGCAGGCCGGTTTCTGGTTGAGTTTTGTGGCGGTAGGCATCTTGTTCGTCAGCTCTGTTGCTACGAATTCAGGAGCTGCTCGCGCAGATTCCACGGGCGCCAGAGGTCAAAATGGCCACGAATCCGGAATAGCAGCCCCGCAGAGGGCGTGGGCCCAATTTCTGCACTCCGTTTGCGGAATGTGGCGCGAGCAGTGGGTGATCACCCTCGCGCTGGCGCCGTTGGTCTTGCTGTGGTTCGGACAGGTGTCCTTGGTGGGTCTGGTGGCGAATGCATTTGCCATTCCCTGGGTCACGTTGGTGATCACTCCTTTGTCCCTGGCCGGCGTGTTGTGGTCGGAGGTGTGGACAGCGGCCACCGGAGCCGTAGCGCTGCTGTATGCGGCGCTCGATGGATTGGCCGCCTTGCCGTGGGCCACGCTCAATCTTCCCCTGCCGCCCCTCGCATTGGGTATCTGGGCGGTGGCGGGCGGCGTGCTGCTGGTGTTGCCCCTGCCTTGGGCAGTGCGGGCTATGGGGGTGATGCCGGTGCTGGCTTGCCTACTCTGGCGGCCGCCGCTGCCGGCGGAGGGCGAGTTTTCGCTGTTGGCGGCGGATATCGGGCAGGGCAACGCGGTCTTGGTGCAAACAGCCAGGCATGCCTTGCTGTTCGATGCCGGCCCGCGCTACAGCCTGGAGAGTGATGCGGGTAATCGCGTGCTGCTGCCCTTGCTCAAGGCGCTGGATGTGCAGCTGGATACCGTGGTGCTCAGCCACCGCGATACCGACCATGTGGGTGGCGCTGCCGCCGTGCTGATGATGCAGCCGCAAGCCGCCCTGCTGAGCTCCATCGACCCGCAGCATGCCTTGCAGCAACTGCGCCAGTCCAGCCGTTGTGAAGCGGGCCAACGCTGGGTGTGGGATGGGGTGGACTTCGAGGTGCTGCAGCCGCCGGCCGGTGCGTATGAGCAGCAACCGCCGCCCAAATCCAATGCCTTGTCCTGCGTGCTGCGCATCAGCAACGGCAGGCAGACGGCCTTGCTCACCGGAGACATTGAGGCACCCCAGGAGCTCCAGATGTTGGGCGACCCGCACACGGCTTCCAAGCTGCGAGCCGATGTGCTGTTGGTGCCGCACCACGGCAGCAAAACATCAAGCACGCCCGAGTTCCTGCAGGCGGTGCAGCCACGCCATGCGCTGGTGCAGGCGGGCTATCGCAACCGCTACGGCCACCCGGCCGCGCCGGTGCTGGAGCGCTATGCGGCTCTGAGCACCCATTTGGTGTTGTCGCCCCGTTGTGGTGCGGCTCGCTGGCGCTCTGCAGAGCCCCAAAATGTGGCGTGTATGCGGGAAGACGAGCGGCATTATTGGGCTCATGATGTGCCATAG
- a CDS encoding circularly permuted type 2 ATP-grasp protein codes for MQKFDEMYTQLPYEFFSKGSQIRDHYKIYDEWLARQPGDMMAKRREEAEMIFRRVGITFAVYGEKDEDGSGTERLIPFDLIPRIIPAHEWSSMEKGLVQRVNALNRFIHDIYHDQEILKAGVVPRDQIEGNAQFRPEMVGVDVPHQIYSHISGIDIVRAPDAKGNGEYYVLEDNLRVPSGVSYMLEDRKMMMRLFPDLFSAHRVAPVAHYPDLLLETLRQSSPATTAEPTVVVLTPGMYNSAYFEHAFLAQQMGVELVEGQDLFVKDNFVYMRTTRGPRRVDVIYRRVDDDFLDPTVFRPSSTLGCAGLINAYRAGNVTICNAVGTGIADDKSIYPYVPKMIEFYLGEKPILNNVPTYMCRNKDDLAYTLANLKDLVVKEVHGAGGYGMLVGPAATKAEIEDFRKAVLANPAGYIAQPTLSLSSCPTFVESGIAPRHIDLRPYVLSGKTVQMVPGGLTRVALKEGSLVVNSSQGGGTKDTWILEEDVPAPTAAATQTQTQSA; via the coding sequence ATGCAGAAATTCGACGAGATGTACACCCAGCTCCCTTATGAATTTTTCAGCAAGGGCAGCCAGATAAGAGACCACTACAAGATTTACGACGAATGGCTCGCTCGCCAGCCCGGCGACATGATGGCCAAACGCCGTGAAGAAGCGGAGATGATCTTCCGCCGAGTGGGCATCACCTTCGCCGTGTACGGCGAAAAAGACGAGGACGGCTCGGGCACCGAGCGCCTGATCCCGTTTGACCTGATTCCCCGCATCATTCCGGCCCACGAGTGGTCCAGCATGGAAAAGGGGCTGGTGCAGCGCGTCAATGCGCTCAACCGCTTCATTCACGACATCTACCACGACCAGGAAATTCTGAAGGCCGGCGTCGTGCCGCGTGACCAGATTGAGGGCAACGCTCAGTTCCGCCCCGAGATGGTGGGGGTGGATGTGCCGCACCAGATTTACTCTCACATTTCCGGCATCGACATCGTGCGTGCGCCGGACGCCAAGGGCAACGGCGAGTACTACGTGCTCGAAGACAACCTGCGCGTACCCAGCGGTGTGAGCTACATGCTGGAAGACCGCAAGATGATGATGCGGCTCTTCCCCGATCTTTTTTCAGCCCACCGTGTGGCGCCCGTGGCCCATTACCCCGACTTGCTGCTGGAAACCCTGCGCCAGAGCAGCCCTGCCACCACCGCCGAGCCCACCGTGGTGGTGCTCACGCCCGGCATGTACAACAGTGCTTACTTTGAGCACGCCTTCCTCGCCCAGCAGATGGGGGTGGAATTGGTCGAGGGGCAAGACTTGTTTGTCAAAGACAACTTTGTCTACATGCGCACCACCCGCGGCCCACGCCGTGTGGATGTGATCTACCGCCGTGTGGATGACGACTTCCTGGACCCCACCGTCTTCCGTCCCAGCTCCACGCTGGGTTGCGCTGGGCTCATCAATGCCTACCGTGCAGGCAATGTGACTATCTGCAACGCGGTGGGTACCGGCATTGCGGACGACAAGTCCATTTACCCCTACGTTCCCAAGATGATCGAGTTCTACCTCGGTGAGAAACCCATCCTGAACAACGTGCCCACCTACATGTGCCGCAACAAGGATGACCTGGCGTACACCTTGGCCAACCTGAAAGACCTGGTGGTGAAAGAAGTGCACGGTGCCGGTGGCTACGGCATGTTGGTGGGGCCTGCTGCCACCAAGGCCGAGATTGAAGACTTCCGCAAGGCCGTGCTGGCTAACCCCGCCGGCTATATCGCCCAGCCCACCCTCAGCTTGTCGAGCTGCCCCACCTTTGTGGAGAGTGGTATTGCCCCACGCCACATCGATTTGCGCCCCTATGTGCTATCGGGCAAGACCGTGCAAATGGTGCCCGGTGGGCTCACCCGCGTAGCGCTGAAAGAAGGCTCGCTGGTCGTCAACAGCAGCCAGGGCGGCGGCACCAAAGACACCTGGATTCTGGAAGAAGACGTGCCTGCACCCACTGCAGCCGCTACCCAGACGCAAACACAGTCAGCTTAA